The proteins below come from a single Serratia fonticola genomic window:
- a CDS encoding PLP-dependent aminotransferase family protein: MHIPLDRQQDIPLYLQIEEALRRAILGGTFADGDKLPSTRSLAAELSVSRLTVESAYAELTAKGLLQQRRGSGAYVRHLQPAPMQQRPASSELFPADRFTTTTSRLDGYPDIPLPEHIINFAAGVGSPKVFPLEAFRKILLSILSRHAEEAFSYGDYCGYYPLRDTLSRILTAQGIPTRAEQVLITNGSQHAISLIFQTLLRPGDTVIVEEPTYAEALGLLRLHQINIVPVPSDRHGMCVEQLPELIARHQPKMIYTIPNFNNPTGRCMSEARRSRLLALAQQAGIVILEDDFVGDLRYNGKSLPSLRAMAPAGTVIYVSTFSKMLLPSMRIGYLVADSEQYLQFSRLKHVDSFTSSNLIQRALDAFVTVGSYDKQLRRAGRMYRQHRDAMVAALSEHLPPGCRFDIPAGGLFIWLELPPAVSTTTLMPIAWQQGVTFARGECFYVEEQHGAHGLRLNFAANTPELITEGIARLCRAIVEVMGN; encoded by the coding sequence ATGCACATTCCACTGGATCGTCAGCAGGACATTCCGCTGTATCTACAGATCGAAGAAGCGCTGCGTCGCGCCATTCTTGGCGGCACCTTTGCCGATGGCGATAAATTGCCGTCAACGCGCAGCCTGGCCGCCGAGCTTTCGGTCAGCCGCCTGACGGTGGAAAGTGCCTACGCCGAACTGACGGCCAAAGGATTGTTACAACAGCGACGTGGCAGCGGTGCCTATGTGCGCCACCTGCAACCGGCCCCCATGCAGCAACGGCCAGCATCCAGCGAGCTATTCCCTGCGGATCGCTTCACCACCACGACGTCGCGACTGGACGGTTATCCGGATATTCCTTTGCCGGAGCACATCATCAACTTTGCCGCTGGCGTCGGTAGCCCCAAGGTGTTCCCGCTTGAGGCGTTCCGCAAGATCCTGCTGTCGATCCTCAGCCGTCATGCGGAAGAGGCTTTCAGCTATGGTGATTATTGTGGTTACTACCCGCTGCGCGACACGCTGAGCCGGATCCTGACCGCGCAAGGTATCCCCACCCGTGCCGAACAGGTGCTGATCACCAACGGCTCGCAACATGCCATCAGCCTGATTTTCCAGACGCTATTACGCCCAGGAGATACGGTGATTGTCGAAGAGCCCACCTATGCCGAAGCTCTGGGATTACTGCGCCTGCATCAGATCAACATTGTTCCAGTGCCCAGCGATCGTCATGGCATGTGCGTTGAGCAACTACCGGAGCTGATCGCCCGGCATCAGCCCAAAATGATCTACACCATCCCCAATTTCAATAACCCCACCGGGCGTTGTATGAGCGAAGCCCGCCGCAGCCGCTTGCTGGCGTTGGCTCAGCAGGCCGGGATAGTGATCCTGGAGGACGATTTTGTTGGCGATCTGCGTTACAACGGTAAAAGCCTGCCGTCACTGCGCGCCATGGCTCCCGCTGGCACGGTGATCTATGTCAGTACCTTCTCCAAAATGCTGCTACCCAGCATGCGCATCGGTTATCTGGTGGCAGACAGCGAACAGTATCTGCAATTCTCACGGCTCAAACACGTCGACAGCTTTACCAGCTCCAACCTGATCCAGCGCGCGCTGGACGCCTTTGTCACCGTTGGCAGCTACGACAAGCAGCTGCGCCGGGCGGGAAGGATGTACCGCCAGCACCGTGATGCGATGGTGGCTGCATTAAGCGAGCACCTGCCGCCGGGCTGTCGGTTTGACATCCCCGCGGGAGGGCTGTTTATCTGGCTGGAATTACCACCTGCCGTAAGCACCACCACGTTGATGCCAATAGCCTGGCAACAGGGTGTCACCTTTGCCCGTGGCGAATGCTTTTATGTTGAGGAGCAGCACGGCGCACATGGCTTGCGGCTGAATTTTGCCGCCAATACGCCGGAGCTGATTACCGAAGGGATCGCCCGGCTTTGCCGGGCGATTGTTGAGGTTATGGGGAATTAA
- a CDS encoding protein-disulfide reductase DsbD family protein — protein sequence MWNIIRLALACLLVLWLPATQAADSGWLQSPQNDHAQVRLRADTSNGDETRVLLAVELEKGWKTYWRSPGEGGIAPAITWQGNPPPATWFWPTPQRFDVAGISTQGYQQRVTLPIVFKGAVPQQLEGRLTLSTCSNVCILTDYPFKLDLTTPADPKFNHDFAQAMGQVPIASGLVDSLRAGYRNGELQISAERTAGWQQPELFFDTLAGADLGKPTVSSDGESLQARVPVSDGWGDAAPDLLGKQLRLVISDGGIAQEATLTIGGPLALPSTVAFPLWQAVLMALAGGFILNLMPCVLPVLGMKLGSILQVEQRDRRSVRWQFLASSLGIVVSFMALALLMTLLRLSNHALGWGIQFQNPWFIGFMVLVTLLFSANLFGLFHLQLSSSLNTKLATHNGRGLSGHFWQGAFATLLATPCSAPFLGTAVAFALAAPLPVLWGMFVALGIGMSLPWLLIAAWPALALRLPRPGRWMNGMRLALGLLMLVSSLWLLSLMTNHIGVKPTLIVGAILLLGLLLAVWQRLGARSAGIATASVLVVGGLALLVGSLTANQWRQPLHDNIAWQPLSEQAIAQALADNKRVFVDVTADWCVTCKANKYNVLLRDEVQKALSAEDVVALRGDWSRPSESISTFLQQRGSVAVPFNQIYGPGSPDGEVLSPLLTREAVLQALSTAKGNQK from the coding sequence ATGTGGAATATCATCAGGCTGGCGTTGGCTTGCCTGTTAGTGCTTTGGCTACCTGCAACACAGGCAGCGGATAGCGGCTGGCTGCAAAGCCCGCAGAACGATCATGCGCAAGTCAGGCTGCGTGCCGACACCAGCAACGGGGACGAAACCCGTGTGCTGCTCGCTGTTGAGCTGGAAAAAGGATGGAAAACCTACTGGCGCTCACCAGGGGAAGGCGGCATTGCGCCAGCAATCACCTGGCAGGGTAACCCACCACCGGCAACCTGGTTCTGGCCAACCCCGCAGCGCTTTGACGTGGCGGGGATTTCGACGCAGGGCTATCAGCAGCGGGTAACGCTGCCCATCGTGTTCAAGGGGGCTGTGCCACAGCAACTGGAGGGAAGGCTTACCTTATCCACCTGTAGCAACGTTTGCATCTTGACCGATTATCCGTTCAAACTGGATCTCACCACTCCGGCTGACCCAAAATTCAATCACGACTTTGCTCAGGCGATGGGGCAGGTGCCGATTGCCAGCGGGTTGGTGGACAGCCTGCGTGCCGGTTATCGCAACGGTGAGTTGCAGATTAGCGCCGAACGCACTGCGGGCTGGCAACAACCTGAGCTGTTCTTTGATACCTTAGCAGGAGCCGATCTGGGCAAGCCAACGGTCAGCAGTGATGGCGAGAGTCTGCAAGCGCGAGTTCCCGTGAGTGATGGTTGGGGAGACGCAGCACCGGATCTGCTCGGTAAACAGCTGCGGCTGGTTATCAGCGATGGTGGAATCGCTCAGGAGGCTACGCTGACCATTGGCGGGCCGCTTGCTTTACCTTCCACCGTGGCTTTCCCCTTATGGCAAGCGGTGTTGATGGCGCTAGCGGGCGGTTTCATTCTTAACCTGATGCCTTGTGTGCTGCCGGTGCTAGGGATGAAGCTAGGCTCCATCTTGCAGGTCGAACAGCGCGATCGGCGTAGCGTGCGTTGGCAATTTCTGGCCTCTTCCTTGGGGATCGTGGTGTCCTTTATGGCGCTGGCCTTGCTGATGACGCTGTTGCGCCTGAGCAATCACGCGCTGGGCTGGGGTATCCAATTCCAAAACCCGTGGTTTATCGGCTTTATGGTGCTGGTGACGCTGCTATTCAGTGCCAATCTGTTCGGCCTGTTCCACCTGCAACTCTCTTCCTCGTTGAATACCAAGCTGGCCACCCATAACGGGCGTGGCTTGAGCGGTCATTTCTGGCAGGGAGCGTTTGCCACGCTGCTGGCAACGCCTTGCTCTGCACCTTTCCTGGGAACTGCGGTAGCCTTTGCATTGGCGGCTCCGTTGCCGGTGCTTTGGGGTATGTTTGTGGCGCTGGGAATTGGCATGAGCCTGCCTTGGTTGTTGATTGCCGCCTGGCCTGCGCTGGCGTTACGCCTACCACGTCCTGGCCGCTGGATGAACGGGATGAGGCTGGCGCTGGGCTTGCTAATGCTGGTTTCTTCGCTCTGGCTGCTTAGCCTGATGACCAACCATATCGGCGTGAAGCCGACTCTGATTGTCGGTGCCATCTTGCTGCTCGGTTTATTGCTGGCGGTGTGGCAACGGTTAGGTGCCCGGTCAGCGGGGATCGCGACGGCCAGCGTGCTGGTGGTAGGCGGTTTGGCATTGCTGGTGGGATCGTTGACGGCCAACCAATGGCGACAGCCATTGCACGACAACATCGCCTGGCAACCGCTTTCTGAGCAGGCGATCGCACAGGCGCTGGCCGACAACAAACGGGTGTTTGTCGATGTGACCGCCGACTGGTGTGTAACCTGCAAGGCTAATAAATACAACGTGTTGTTGCGCGACGAGGTGCAAAAAGCACTCAGCGCCGAGGATGTGGTAGCGTTGCGCGGTGACTGGAGCCGCCCGTCGGAAAGCATCTCGACCTTCCTGCAACAGCGCGGCAGCGTTGCCGTTCCCTTTAACCAAATCTATGGCCCCGGCTCGCCAGACGGCGAAGTGTTGTCACCGCTGCTCACTCGCGAAGCCGTTCTGCAAGCCCTGTCTACTGCCAAAGGAAACCAAAAATGA
- the flk gene encoding flagella biosynthesis regulator Flk has protein sequence MQPLSGPGAPGAADHPPTAGKIPPADDQPLSPAQRTQLEKLIVKIMALSPAKSAEIWATLRHELGADNHSELLARHFQPAEQLLQNRLGVAQQSHASRQLLQQLTELLPQGNNRQAVSDFIRQQFGHTVLSQLSHPQLQQVLNLLQTGELTIPHPQQTATSDRSLLPAEHQHLQLQVTKLSAATGETTAKLWQALFDLVGVKINDPLPARHFQLLSQFMQVKLALSPQTAPTLQNLLAVLKQPADQQEQQQLNDYCQHRFNGNLNTPLTHAQLNDVIQQLFTRRLDKAGHAPSLHSDVQQPQPLLNPLIAALPQPLQSLFSKPLALVVGVIVLALVLWALF, from the coding sequence ATGCAACCATTAAGTGGACCTGGCGCTCCTGGCGCAGCCGATCACCCTCCGACCGCAGGCAAAATCCCCCCTGCCGACGATCAACCGCTCTCCCCAGCCCAACGCACCCAGTTGGAAAAACTGATCGTCAAGATCATGGCCCTCAGCCCGGCCAAATCCGCCGAGATCTGGGCCACGCTGCGTCATGAATTAGGGGCGGATAACCACAGCGAACTGTTGGCGCGCCATTTCCAACCGGCCGAGCAGCTACTGCAAAACCGCCTTGGCGTGGCACAACAGAGCCATGCCAGCCGCCAACTGCTGCAACAGCTCACTGAACTGTTGCCACAAGGCAATAACCGCCAGGCGGTCAGCGACTTTATCCGCCAGCAGTTTGGCCATACGGTGTTAAGCCAGTTGAGCCACCCACAGCTCCAGCAAGTGTTGAACCTGCTGCAAACCGGCGAACTGACAATCCCTCATCCGCAACAAACGGCCACCAGCGATCGTTCGCTGCTGCCTGCGGAACATCAGCACTTGCAGCTGCAAGTCACCAAGCTCAGCGCGGCTACCGGCGAGACAACGGCCAAACTCTGGCAGGCACTGTTCGATCTGGTCGGGGTAAAAATCAACGATCCGTTGCCCGCACGCCACTTCCAACTGCTCAGTCAGTTTATGCAGGTGAAATTGGCGCTCAGCCCACAAACGGCGCCGACGCTGCAAAACCTGCTGGCGGTATTGAAACAGCCAGCAGACCAACAGGAGCAGCAACAGCTCAATGACTATTGCCAGCACCGCTTTAACGGCAACCTCAATACGCCGTTGACCCACGCGCAGCTAAACGACGTGATCCAGCAACTGTTTACCCGCCGTCTGGACAAGGCTGGCCACGCTCCGTCGCTACACAGTGACGTCCAACAGCCACAGCCATTACTTAACCCGCTAATCGCTGCCCTGCCGCAGCCTTTACAGTCGCTATTCAGTAAGCCTTTGGCGCTGGTTGTCGGCGTTATCGTATTGGCATTGGTACTGTGGGCGCTGTTTTAA
- a CDS encoding protein disulfide oxidoreductase — MARLRRWARELLILLLLVLGVTFAMDWWRAPQAPLTFDQQMLETLDGEQVSLAQLSQDKPLLVYFWASWCGVCRFTTPYVAKLVANGGNVMTVALRSGNDQQVEQWLAAKKLQLPVVNDEQGKLSAQWQIGVTPTIVVISQGKVVQSTTGWTSYWGMKLRLWWASI; from the coding sequence ATGGCTAGGTTGCGGCGCTGGGCGCGCGAACTGCTGATTTTGCTGTTGCTCGTGCTGGGCGTGACGTTCGCCATGGACTGGTGGCGGGCCCCGCAGGCTCCCTTGACCTTTGACCAACAAATGCTCGAAACCCTGGATGGAGAGCAGGTGTCGTTGGCGCAGCTCAGCCAGGATAAACCTTTGTTGGTCTATTTCTGGGCCAGCTGGTGTGGGGTTTGCCGCTTTACCACGCCTTACGTGGCCAAGCTGGTGGCAAACGGCGGTAACGTCATGACCGTGGCGCTGCGTTCGGGCAATGACCAGCAGGTTGAGCAGTGGTTGGCGGCTAAAAAGTTGCAACTGCCGGTGGTGAACGATGAGCAGGGCAAGCTATCGGCGCAGTGGCAGATTGGCGTAACGCCGACCATTGTGGTGATCTCTCAAGGCAAGGTGGTGCAGAGCACCACCGGCTGGACCAGCTATTGGGGCATGAAACTGCGGCTCTGGTGGGCCAGTATTTAG
- a CDS encoding rhodanese-like domain-containing protein: MNVSSLVLAFPPAAAAQSLDYLAAKLSFYADSADVAEDLRNGVSEIVVIDTRASALYSAGHIPGALSFPHRLMDESSTSSLDRDKVYVTYCDGIGCNGSTQGAYKLAKLGFRVKELIGGLDFWLRDGHPVAIGVEQGTMQGRDKAPECGC; encoded by the coding sequence ATGAACGTCTCTTCACTGGTATTGGCTTTTCCCCCGGCAGCGGCAGCACAAAGCCTGGACTATCTGGCGGCTAAGCTCAGCTTTTACGCCGACTCGGCGGACGTGGCGGAAGATTTGCGCAATGGCGTCAGCGAGATTGTGGTGATCGATACCCGTGCCAGCGCGCTCTACTCCGCCGGGCATATTCCTGGAGCGCTGAGCTTTCCCCATCGCTTAATGGATGAAAGCAGTACCTCATCTCTCGATCGTGACAAGGTCTATGTCACCTACTGCGACGGTATCGGCTGTAACGGTTCCACCCAGGGGGCATACAAGTTGGCCAAGCTCGGTTTTCGGGTCAAAGAGCTGATTGGTGGGCTGGATTTCTGGCTACGCGATGGCCATCCGGTGGCCATCGGTGTTGAGCAGGGGACGATGCAGGGGCGGGATAAAGCACCGGAGTGCGGCTGTTAA
- a CDS encoding DsbA family protein, giving the protein MNKLLMLLLLIVTPVWAAAPFTAEQEVRIKELIRETLVSNPDILAEAVNAWQQQTNDQQIGQAIEKNSKILFDDPASPRLGAKNAKLTLVAFTDYNCPYCKQFDPMLEKIVNKYPDVALVVKLLPFKGESSIASSRVALTAWEQHPEQFWPLHQRLMAKKGFHDNASIAAAQDKIGVKQVAPTEQSMTTLRTNMQLAEQFGVQGTPATLIGDQMLPGAVSYEDLEALVKQQLAKVKNG; this is encoded by the coding sequence ATGAACAAGTTACTGATGTTACTGCTGCTGATTGTCACCCCGGTCTGGGCTGCGGCCCCTTTCACCGCCGAGCAGGAAGTGCGGATCAAAGAGCTGATCCGTGAAACGCTGGTCTCTAACCCAGATATTCTGGCGGAAGCGGTTAACGCCTGGCAGCAGCAAACCAACGACCAGCAAATCGGCCAGGCTATTGAGAAAAATAGCAAAATCTTGTTCGACGATCCCGCCAGCCCACGATTGGGGGCCAAGAATGCCAAGCTGACGCTGGTGGCTTTCACTGATTACAACTGCCCGTACTGTAAGCAGTTTGATCCGATGTTGGAGAAGATCGTCAACAAATATCCCGATGTGGCGCTGGTGGTGAAGCTGCTGCCGTTCAAAGGGGAAAGCTCGATCGCCTCGTCGCGGGTGGCGTTAACGGCTTGGGAACAGCATCCAGAACAGTTCTGGCCGTTGCATCAACGCCTGATGGCGAAAAAAGGCTTTCATGACAACGCCAGCATCGCCGCTGCCCAAGATAAAATCGGGGTTAAGCAGGTTGCACCGACTGAACAGAGTATGACCACGCTACGCACCAATATGCAGTTGGCGGAACAGTTTGGTGTGCAGGGAACGCCAGCCACCTTGATTGGCGATCAGATGCTGCCGGGCGCGGTGTCTTATGAGGATCTGGAAGCGTTAGTGAAGCAGCAATTGGCGAAGGTAAAAAATGGCTAG